From the genome of Miscanthus floridulus cultivar M001 chromosome 10, ASM1932011v1, whole genome shotgun sequence, one region includes:
- the LOC136489668 gene encoding uncharacterized protein, which translates to MDSHNSSMYQTSFLLPNQPPGAAGRPLAAAMASRPLPPSPTYFQAFPSLPYPSSWAQRAGAAGPAAAAAGGLLAAGADGPAAAAAAAGAGAGGPAAAPGAGAGVGGPAAAAGAGAASLAAAAAAAADQTGCGLAVAHHYRTINHYHTTSKILKKINTPASAFPSPLSAPSRRFSSLLRTVPTPPSAAAAPAPGEVTAAKHRVRLCSPRAGTSSWAAGPRRRGDADLGFRPFLAGGCGSEAPRSDLPQTALPTRRQQIRHGSPGAVALTVAAPARVLPWRGGLAMPQLQLSRRGGPCTGAPQARLPRRASPVMPHLIFIFYSHRPARCGSWVIGTQIRNFLISGILLPPVSKAFANWHVLTSLLRKHSNTNKRFGTYICVVMCVTYC; encoded by the exons ATGGATTCTCACAACTCTAGCATGTATCAGACTAGTTTTCTTCTCCCCAACCAGCCGCCAGGCGCCGCCGGCCGGCCTCTTGCCGCCGCCATGGCTAGccgccctctccctccctcccccaccTACTTCCAGgccttcccctcccttccctaccCCTCCTCCTGGGCCCAGCGCGCGGGCGCGGCcggcccggccgccgccgccgccggcggcctcCTTGCCGCGGGCGCGGATGGCCcggccgccgctgctgctgctgcgggcgcAGGCGCAGGTGGCCCGGCCGCTGCCCCGGGCGCGGGCGCTGGCGTGGGTGGCCCAGCCGCTgctgcgggcgcgggcgcggccagcctggccgctgccgccgccgccgctgctgatcagacgggatgtggcctagccgtggcccaccactaccgcacgatcaaccactaccacacgactaGC aaaattttaaaaaaaataaatactCCAGCTTCTGCTTTTCCTTCCCCACTCTCTGCTCCTTCCCGACGCTTCTCGTCCCTCCTCCGCACCGTGCCCACCCCACCGAGCGCCGCagccgcccccgcccccggcgAGGTTACTGCTGCCAAGCACCGCGTCCGCCTTTGCAGCCCACGGGCCGGCACATCGTCCTGGGCGGCTGGCCCCCGGCGCCGCGGCGATGCCGACCTAGGGTTCCGCCCCTTCCTCGCCGGCGGGTGCGGCAGTGAAGCTCCGAGGTCGGATCTGCCG CAAACTGCGCTGCCGACTCGACGACAGCAAATCCGGCACGGGTCCCCTGGCGCGGTGGCACTCACGGTTGCAGCCCCGGCGCGGGTGCTCCCCTGGCGCGGCGGCCTGGCCATGCCCCAGCTGCAGCTGTCCCGGCGCGGCGGCCCCTGCACGGGCGCCCCCCAGGCGCGGCTGCCTAGGCGGGCCTCGCCGGTTATGCCACATCTAATTTTTATCTTCTATTCAC ACAGACCTGCAAGGTGTGGTTCGTGGGTGATTGGAACACAGATTAGAAACTTCCTTATCAGTGGAATTCTTTTGCCACCTGTTTCAAAG GCCTTTGCTAATTGGCATGTCCTTACAAGTTTATTGCGGAAACATTCCAATACGAATAAAAGATTTGGTACATATATTTGTGTAGTCATGTGTGTTACATACTGCTGA